The Myxococcota bacterium genome contains a region encoding:
- a CDS encoding alpha/beta hydrolase, which produces MPSWIERWGARLLPRLPEAWLERAGERPEVRGTKLDAHLSIMAGQAGRSTPFYETTPGEARAALDASLALAAAPLRPLERIEQRRVPGAAGPLEARVYVPSQLEGPRPLWLYFHQGGCVIGNPDWCAHFCSVLAERTRAPVLAVDYRKGPEHRFPAAQEDAWAVYRWALDAAEEVGGDPTRLAVGGDSAGGGLAATIAQRAVDEKLRAPLLQLLVYPWLEAFADNASYRDCADAYPLTPQGMRWFLENYATPDDASDPRLAPALRSDLSGLAPALVYTAGFDVLRDEGEDYAQRLEAAGVPTVFRCYASLCHSFTAFAGASPAVALALDEIARDADRVLSRSLGAPAAPASSGIRPEPRASS; this is translated from the coding sequence GTGCCCAGTTGGATCGAACGCTGGGGCGCGCGCCTGCTGCCGCGCCTGCCCGAAGCCTGGCTCGAACGCGCGGGGGAGCGCCCCGAGGTGCGAGGGACGAAGCTCGACGCCCACCTCTCGATCATGGCAGGGCAAGCGGGCCGGTCGACGCCGTTCTACGAGACCACGCCGGGCGAAGCGCGCGCCGCGCTCGATGCCAGCCTGGCGCTGGCCGCCGCGCCACTCCGCCCCCTCGAGCGCATCGAGCAGCGTCGGGTTCCCGGTGCCGCCGGCCCTCTCGAAGCGCGCGTCTATGTGCCGTCCCAGCTGGAAGGGCCGCGCCCCCTGTGGCTCTACTTCCACCAGGGCGGTTGCGTGATCGGCAACCCCGATTGGTGCGCCCACTTCTGCAGCGTGCTCGCCGAGCGAACCCGAGCCCCGGTGCTCGCCGTCGACTACCGCAAGGGCCCGGAGCACCGGTTCCCCGCCGCCCAGGAAGACGCCTGGGCGGTGTATCGCTGGGCCCTCGACGCGGCGGAAGAGGTGGGCGGAGACCCGACGCGACTCGCCGTGGGAGGCGACTCGGCCGGCGGCGGCCTCGCCGCCACCATCGCCCAGCGGGCCGTCGATGAGAAGCTGCGCGCCCCGCTCCTGCAACTGCTCGTCTACCCCTGGCTCGAGGCCTTCGCCGACAATGCGTCGTACCGCGACTGCGCCGACGCCTACCCGCTCACACCCCAGGGCATGCGCTGGTTCCTGGAGAACTACGCAACGCCCGACGACGCCTCCGACCCGCGCCTCGCCCCCGCTCTGCGCAGCGACCTCTCGGGACTCGCGCCCGCCCTCGTCTACACCGCGGGTTTCGACGTGCTGCGCGACGAGGGCGAGGACTACGCCCAGCGCCTCGAAGCGGCGGGCGTACCCACCGTGTTCCGCTGCTACGCTTCATTGTGTCACTCGTTCACGGCCTTCGCCGGCGCGTCGCCCGCCGTCGCGCTGGCGCTCGACGAGATCGCGCGAGACGCCGACCGGGTCTTGTCGCGCAGCCTCGGAGCGCCCGCAGCCCCCGCTTCGTCGGGGATCAGACCGGAACCGCGCGCTTCTTCGTGA
- a CDS encoding efflux RND transporter permease subunit has protein sequence MRREDFEAGFETWAGTVRRGRWWILALGLLFPALAVTQLSKLEVVTSTESYLLENDPTRVAYDELRAQFGRDQMILLAIEPPEVFDLGFLEELRKIHEALEEEVPHLDRVTSLVNIRAVEGRGDELLVDDLLLEMPTTPAELAALRERVLTTPSYRDVVITADGKTTAVMVETNAYSYDESFDALSGFDAPAADDGKPREFLKPAENAAAVEAVKAVAERFRRPDLPIHVTGSAMVTHELALGMARDVPRFSLAALAVILVSMLVLFRRFAPVPLALASVFLSMATTFGVLGTFERTLSILSQILPVFVLAVGIGYAVHLLAIYLQRLDAGDASEAALVAALRHAGPPVAMTALTTSAGIASFLAADMVPIREFGKAAALGVLVCLVYSLAFLPALLCVFPMRARAREAQRETVFDRWLVGLGMYGARHPRQIGVGAALLALGAVVSATDLTPSNDPISYFPEDDPFRQAFEYVDERLGGAMTIEVVIDGKEENAFYDPDLMNRVEALSAHVDTLVVNGDDLGRTVSILDITKETHQALNGNDSAFYAVPQERALLAQELLLFENSGHDDLERVIDPQFRVARFSIRSAWDDGNKKAVVIEQVQRDVARILGDKAEAVVTGASSLIARTVQATSTSLIRTYALAFLVITPLMMLLIGSLRSGLVSMVPNLLPILLTLGLMPRIDAPLDIFTMMFGCIAIGLAVDDTLHMIHGYRSGLARHGDAYRALEETLRTTGRALLFTSVVLSLGFLVFTLSTMENLRYFGVLTAFAVSGAFILDVIITPALLVLVTKKRAVPV, from the coding sequence ATGCGGCGAGAAGACTTCGAGGCCGGTTTCGAGACCTGGGCGGGGACGGTGCGGCGTGGGCGCTGGTGGATCCTGGCGCTCGGGCTGCTCTTTCCGGCCCTCGCCGTGACCCAGCTGTCGAAGCTCGAGGTGGTGACCTCGACCGAGAGCTACCTGCTCGAGAACGACCCCACCCGCGTCGCCTACGACGAGCTCCGGGCCCAGTTCGGCCGCGATCAGATGATCCTCCTCGCGATCGAGCCCCCCGAGGTCTTCGACCTCGGTTTTCTCGAAGAGCTGCGGAAGATCCACGAGGCCCTCGAAGAGGAGGTGCCCCACCTCGATCGCGTGACCAGCCTCGTCAACATCCGGGCCGTCGAGGGTCGGGGCGACGAGCTGCTCGTCGATGATCTGCTCCTCGAGATGCCGACGACCCCGGCCGAGCTCGCTGCGCTCCGCGAACGCGTGCTCACCACGCCGTCCTACCGCGACGTGGTGATCACGGCCGACGGCAAGACCACCGCCGTCATGGTCGAGACGAACGCGTACTCCTACGACGAGAGCTTCGACGCACTCTCGGGCTTCGACGCTCCCGCGGCCGACGACGGCAAGCCGCGCGAGTTCCTCAAGCCCGCCGAGAACGCGGCGGCCGTCGAAGCGGTGAAGGCGGTGGCCGAGCGTTTCCGCCGTCCGGATCTACCGATTCACGTCACCGGCTCGGCGATGGTCACCCACGAACTCGCCCTCGGGATGGCGCGCGACGTCCCGCGTTTCTCGCTCGCCGCGCTGGCCGTGATCCTGGTGTCGATGCTCGTGCTGTTCCGCCGCTTCGCGCCGGTGCCGCTCGCGCTTGCGTCGGTGTTCCTGTCGATGGCGACGACCTTCGGCGTGCTCGGAACCTTCGAGCGCACGCTCTCGATTCTCTCGCAGATCTTGCCCGTCTTCGTCCTCGCCGTCGGCATCGGCTACGCCGTGCACCTGCTCGCCATCTATCTGCAGCGCCTCGACGCCGGCGACGCCTCGGAAGCGGCGCTGGTGGCGGCGCTCCGCCACGCGGGTCCGCCGGTGGCGATGACCGCGCTCACGACCAGCGCCGGCATCGCCTCGTTCCTGGCCGCCGACATGGTGCCGATCCGCGAGTTCGGCAAGGCCGCGGCGCTCGGCGTGTTGGTCTGTCTGGTGTACAGCCTCGCGTTCCTCCCGGCGCTGCTCTGTGTCTTCCCGATGCGCGCTCGCGCGCGCGAGGCCCAGCGCGAAACCGTCTTCGATCGCTGGCTCGTCGGCCTGGGTATGTACGGCGCAAGGCATCCGCGACAGATCGGGGTCGGAGCTGCGCTGTTGGCCCTCGGCGCGGTCGTGTCGGCGACCGACCTCACCCCGTCCAACGACCCCATCTCCTACTTCCCCGAGGACGATCCGTTCCGTCAGGCCTTCGAGTACGTCGATGAACGCCTCGGAGGCGCCATGACGATCGAGGTGGTGATCGATGGGAAAGAGGAGAACGCCTTCTACGACCCCGATCTGATGAACCGGGTCGAGGCGCTGAGCGCTCACGTCGACACCCTCGTGGTCAACGGTGACGATCTCGGACGCACGGTCTCGATCCTGGACATCACGAAAGAGACCCACCAGGCGCTGAACGGGAACGATTCCGCCTTCTACGCGGTGCCGCAGGAGCGCGCGCTGCTCGCCCAGGAGCTCCTGCTCTTCGAGAACAGCGGCCACGACGACCTCGAGCGGGTCATCGATCCCCAGTTCCGCGTGGCCCGCTTCTCGATCCGATCGGCCTGGGACGACGGCAACAAGAAGGCCGTCGTGATCGAGCAGGTGCAGCGCGACGTGGCGCGCATCCTCGGAGACAAAGCGGAAGCGGTGGTCACGGGGGCCTCGTCGCTGATTGCACGGACGGTGCAGGCGACGAGCACGAGCCTGATCCGCACCTACGCGTTGGCCTTCCTGGTCATCACGCCACTGATGATGCTCTTGATCGGCAGCCTGCGATCGGGCCTCGTGAGCATGGTGCCGAACCTATTGCCGATTCTGCTGACGCTCGGGCTGATGCCGCGGATCGACGCGCCTCTCGACATCTTCACGATGATGTTCGGCTGTATCGCGATCGGCCTCGCCGTCGACGACACCCTGCACATGATCCATGGCTACCGCAGCGGTCTGGCGCGCCACGGCGACGCCTATCGGGCGCTCGAAGAAACCCTGCGCACCACCGGCCGCGCCCTGCTCTTCACCTCGGTGGTGCTCTCGCTCGGCTTCCTCGTCTTCACGCTCTCGACGATGGAGAACCTCCGCTACTTCGGCGTGCTCACCGCCTTCGCCGTCTCCGGCGCGTTCATCCTCGACGTCATCATCACGCCGGCCCTGCTGGTCCTCGTCACGAAGAAGCGCGCGGTTCCGGTCTGA
- a CDS encoding lipase secretion chaperone, whose protein sequence is MLRVVLFGLFGVVLGMVGMWGWMLRSGSAPGEPTPPLLEAPPVAVAAPRPAPPEVPALAPAAPAPEAASTLAVDLPDPAGDPDAVSPPLPDPQEHPDWPVRLEDYQRARDVILADDHLNPAGQQAALEVLRGERFSEREAEIVRAIDAGL, encoded by the coding sequence GTGCTCCGCGTCGTTCTCTTCGGCCTGTTCGGCGTGGTGCTCGGGATGGTCGGGATGTGGGGGTGGATGCTGCGCTCGGGCAGCGCACCCGGGGAGCCCACGCCCCCCCTGCTCGAAGCTCCGCCCGTCGCGGTGGCGGCACCGCGACCGGCCCCTCCCGAGGTTCCGGCCCTCGCACCTGCTGCACCGGCCCCGGAAGCAGCAAGCACGCTGGCGGTCGACCTGCCCGACCCGGCGGGGGACCCCGACGCCGTCTCTCCGCCGCTCCCCGACCCCCAGGAACACCCGGATTGGCCCGTGCGCCTCGAGGACTATCAGCGCGCCCGCGACGTGATCCTGGCCGATGACCACCTGAATCCGGCCGGGCAGCAGGCGGCCCTCGAGGTGCTGCGCGGCGAGCGCTTCTCCGAGCGCGAGGCGGAGATCGTCCGGGCGATCGACGCGGGGCTTTGA
- a CDS encoding acetolactate synthase large subunit: MNGAESLVRTAHASGIDLCLANPGTTEMQLVAALDAQPGLRAVLGLFEGVCTGAADGYARMSGRPALTLTHLGPGFANGIANLHNARRARTPIVNVIGDHARWHLEADAPLTSDIAGLARPVSGWVRTTAQASELADDTAAAITAARTAPGQIATLIVPQDCAWDPGPEPRTAAQPPAPPAVEEGQVAAAADALGSGASGVLFLGGAALSESCLRTAGRIAAHTGCALVHETFYARLARGVGLPAVERLPYFPEQVIERLQGVSHLVCAGTAEPVAFFGYPDIPSRLTPESTALHVLARPEDDVASALEALAERLGAPDGFEAVTPARPALPTGELTVGALGTTIAALQPEDCILVDEAATSGLAYYALSDGAPRHDALSLTGGAIGQGLPTAVGAALACPDRKVIAFQADGSGMYTLQALWTCARESLDVVVVVAANQAYRILQVELGRAGIAEPGAQARSLTNLSHPELDWVALSQGQGVPAVRVDTAEALAGALQRAFAEPGPCLIEARVS, from the coding sequence ATGAACGGAGCCGAGAGCTTGGTGCGCACTGCGCACGCGAGCGGGATCGACCTCTGCCTGGCGAACCCAGGCACCACCGAGATGCAGCTCGTGGCAGCCCTGGACGCCCAGCCCGGGCTGCGCGCGGTGCTCGGGCTCTTCGAGGGCGTCTGTACCGGCGCGGCGGACGGCTACGCGCGCATGAGCGGGCGGCCCGCCTTGACCCTGACCCACCTGGGTCCCGGATTCGCGAACGGCATTGCCAATCTCCACAATGCCCGTCGTGCGCGCACGCCGATCGTGAACGTGATCGGGGACCACGCCCGCTGGCACCTGGAGGCCGACGCACCGCTCACCTCCGACATCGCCGGGCTGGCGCGACCGGTCTCCGGCTGGGTGCGCACTACGGCCCAGGCCTCCGAGCTCGCGGACGACACGGCGGCGGCGATCACCGCCGCGCGCACCGCACCGGGCCAGATTGCGACGTTGATCGTGCCCCAGGACTGCGCCTGGGATCCGGGGCCCGAGCCGCGCACGGCCGCGCAGCCGCCGGCTCCTCCGGCGGTCGAGGAAGGCCAGGTCGCGGCCGCGGCCGACGCGCTCGGCAGCGGAGCGTCGGGCGTGCTGTTTCTCGGAGGCGCCGCGCTCAGCGAGTCGTGCCTTCGCACCGCGGGCCGGATCGCGGCGCACACGGGCTGCGCGCTGGTGCACGAGACCTTCTACGCGCGTCTGGCGCGCGGGGTGGGGCTGCCTGCCGTCGAGCGGTTGCCCTATTTCCCGGAGCAGGTGATCGAGCGACTCCAGGGTGTGTCGCACCTGGTGTGTGCGGGCACGGCCGAACCCGTGGCGTTCTTCGGCTATCCGGACATTCCGAGCCGTCTCACCCCCGAGTCGACGGCGCTGCACGTACTCGCACGGCCCGAGGACGACGTGGCGTCCGCCCTGGAGGCGCTGGCCGAGCGTCTCGGCGCGCCGGACGGATTCGAGGCAGTGACTCCGGCACGCCCCGCGTTGCCCACCGGCGAACTCACCGTCGGTGCACTCGGGACCACCATCGCGGCCCTCCAGCCCGAGGATTGCATCCTCGTGGACGAGGCGGCGACCAGCGGGCTCGCCTACTACGCGCTCTCGGACGGAGCACCGCGACACGACGCGCTGTCGCTCACCGGCGGCGCGATCGGACAGGGGCTGCCGACCGCCGTCGGTGCCGCACTCGCCTGTCCCGATCGCAAGGTGATCGCGTTCCAGGCGGACGGCAGCGGCATGTACACCCTGCAAGCGCTGTGGACCTGCGCGCGCGAATCGCTCGACGTCGTCGTCGTCGTCGCCGCGAACCAGGCCTATCGGATCCTGCAGGTCGAGCTCGGCCGCGCCGGGATCGCCGAGCCCGGGGCCCAGGCGCGTTCGCTCACGAACCTCAGCCACCCCGAGCTCGACTGGGTCGCCTTGTCGCAAGGGCAGGGGGTCCCGGCCGTACGCGTCGACACCGCCGAGGCGCTGGCCGGGGCGCTGCAGCGGGCCTTCGCCGAGCCCGGGCCCTGTTTGATCGAAGCGCGGGTCTCCTAG
- a CDS encoding aldo/keto reductase, with protein sequence MSQPKRPQGFDRRTFLRGSAAASVSLSWLPLAGHAAEPPRVRKRVTLGRTGIQVPDIGFGASRLSGDEKLVLHALDRGIDYFDTADRYTLGSSEETLGRALAGKRDAVTLASKTKCGARTDVAELFEALEASLRRLRTDRIDIYFNHAVNDVGRLQNEAWGEFTERAKQQGKIRFTGISGHGGKLAECLDYAFDHDLVDVVLVGHNFGQDPAFYQRLTASMDFVAVQPELPRLMAKAKEKNVGVIAMKTLRGARLNDLTAYEREGGTYAQAAFRWVLSGSHVDALVVTMKSPEMVDEYLGASGTGGVSGHDLQLLARYEGLHGDQQCRYGCGTCLSACPAGVTIDEVLRTRMYATDYGDLELGRTDYASLGEGASACATCTHQSCAGACPHGLDIPTLTRDAHRRLA encoded by the coding sequence ATGAGCCAGCCGAAGCGACCGCAGGGATTCGATCGACGCACCTTCTTGCGCGGGAGCGCGGCCGCCAGTGTGTCCCTGTCCTGGCTTCCACTCGCTGGGCACGCCGCGGAGCCGCCGCGGGTGCGCAAGCGCGTGACGCTCGGGCGCACCGGGATCCAGGTCCCCGACATCGGGTTCGGCGCGAGCCGCCTGTCGGGTGACGAGAAACTCGTGCTGCACGCCCTGGACCGGGGTATCGACTACTTCGATACGGCCGATCGCTACACGCTGGGCAGCTCGGAAGAGACTCTTGGCCGGGCCCTTGCGGGCAAACGCGACGCCGTCACGTTGGCGAGCAAGACGAAGTGCGGCGCGCGCACCGACGTCGCGGAGCTCTTCGAGGCGCTCGAAGCGAGCCTGCGCCGGCTGCGCACGGACCGCATCGACATCTACTTCAACCACGCCGTCAACGACGTGGGGCGTCTCCAGAACGAGGCGTGGGGCGAATTCACCGAGCGGGCGAAGCAGCAGGGAAAGATCCGCTTCACCGGGATCTCGGGGCACGGTGGCAAACTCGCCGAGTGCCTCGACTACGCCTTCGATCACGACCTCGTCGACGTCGTGCTCGTCGGTCACAACTTCGGCCAGGATCCGGCCTTCTATCAGCGGCTGACGGCGTCGATGGACTTCGTGGCCGTCCAGCCCGAGCTGCCGCGCCTCATGGCGAAGGCGAAGGAGAAGAACGTCGGCGTCATCGCGATGAAAACCCTGCGCGGCGCACGTCTCAACGACCTGACGGCCTACGAGCGGGAAGGTGGCACCTACGCCCAGGCGGCCTTCCGCTGGGTCCTGTCGGGAAGCCACGTCGACGCGCTGGTGGTGACGATGAAGAGCCCCGAGATGGTCGACGAATACCTCGGCGCGTCCGGTACGGGCGGCGTGAGCGGCCACGATCTGCAGCTGCTCGCCCGCTACGAGGGTCTGCACGGCGACCAGCAGTGCCGCTATGGCTGCGGGACGTGCCTGTCGGCCTGCCCGGCGGGAGTGACCATCGACGAAGTGCTGCGCACGCGCATGTACGCGACGGACTACGGCGACCTCGAGCTCGGACGCACCGACTACGCGTCACTGGGCGAAGGGGCCTCGGCGTGCGCCACCTGTACCCATCAGTCCTGTGCGGGCGCCTGCCCCCACGGCCTCGACATCCCGACGCTGACCCGCGACGCGCATCGACGCCTGGCCTAG
- a CDS encoding phosphate ABC transporter ATP-binding protein: MSDRNILSLHEGRAARPAPLIRTCCLSVHYDGKTALRDVELEITEGAVTAVIGPSGCGKSSFLASLNRLTDLVPGCVVTGAVRLAGQDVCERSCDVVALRRQVGMIFQKPNPFALSIRKNLEMPLQEHGVRSRRERGETAERVLREVGLWDEVKDRLHHSALALSGGQQQRLCIARALALEPRVLLLDEPCSALDPISSGVVEDLIVRLRGRVTQVVVTHNLAQARRISDDVAVFWVRDGAGAMIEAGPTERIFERPQQLETRQYIDGVRG; this comes from the coding sequence GTGAGCGATCGAAACATCCTTTCCCTGCACGAGGGGCGAGCGGCCAGGCCGGCGCCCCTGATCCGGACCTGTTGTCTGTCGGTGCACTACGACGGGAAGACGGCGCTGCGCGACGTCGAGCTCGAGATCACCGAGGGCGCCGTGACCGCCGTCATCGGGCCGTCGGGCTGTGGCAAGTCGAGCTTCCTCGCGAGTCTCAACCGCCTGACCGACCTCGTCCCGGGCTGTGTCGTCACCGGCGCAGTCCGACTGGCCGGCCAGGACGTCTGCGAGCGCAGCTGCGACGTGGTCGCCCTGCGTCGGCAGGTGGGAATGATCTTCCAGAAGCCGAACCCGTTCGCACTCTCGATTCGCAAGAACCTCGAGATGCCGCTCCAGGAGCACGGTGTGCGCTCGCGCAGGGAGCGCGGGGAAACGGCGGAACGGGTGCTGCGCGAGGTCGGGCTCTGGGACGAGGTGAAGGATCGGCTCCACCACTCCGCGCTCGCGCTCTCCGGCGGCCAGCAGCAGCGGCTGTGCATCGCGCGGGCGCTGGCCCTGGAACCCCGCGTGCTGCTTCTCGACGAGCCGTGCAGCGCCCTCGATCCGATCTCGAGCGGTGTCGTGGAAGACCTGATCGTGCGACTGCGCGGGCGCGTCACCCAGGTCGTGGTGACCCACAATCTTGCCCAGGCGCGTCGCATTTCCGACGACGTCGCGGTGTTCTGGGTGCGCGACGGCGCCGGTGCCATGATCGAGGCCGGCCCGACCGAGCGGATCTTCGAACGCCCCCAGCAGCTCGAGACCCGACAGTACATCGACGGCGTACGCGGGTAG
- the pstA gene encoding phosphate ABC transporter permease PstA, with amino-acid sequence MLEIGASRPPSGLLDTLALVVTWSVASLVTLFFGWLLVDLVAGGVSQLSWSFLIESPRNARGDGGIGSVLVSTAWILAICLGVVIVLGTGAAVWLAEYAARTGTRARWVRRSLDVLAGVPSIVFGLFGSVLFGAWLGLGFSILAGGLTLACMVLPIYIRAAEAGLRAVPDDQRRAAAALGLSRTTTLWRVLLPGASAGLAVGLVLGVGRAAAETAALLYTAGYVDRMPTSWLDSGRSLSVHIFDLSMNVYGGEGNAYAAALVLVGLLLAINLVASAISARFGARSEGAW; translated from the coding sequence GTGCTTGAGATCGGCGCCTCGCGTCCGCCGTCGGGCCTGCTGGATACGCTGGCCCTCGTCGTCACCTGGAGCGTCGCGAGTCTGGTGACGCTCTTCTTCGGTTGGCTGCTCGTCGACCTGGTCGCGGGCGGGGTGTCCCAGCTCTCGTGGTCGTTCCTGATCGAATCTCCGCGCAACGCCCGCGGCGACGGCGGCATCGGCTCGGTGCTCGTCTCGACTGCGTGGATCCTCGCGATCTGTCTCGGCGTCGTCATCGTACTCGGCACCGGTGCCGCCGTCTGGCTGGCGGAGTACGCAGCGCGCACGGGCACGCGCGCCCGCTGGGTGCGGCGCAGCCTCGACGTTCTGGCCGGCGTTCCCTCGATCGTGTTCGGCCTGTTCGGAAGCGTGCTCTTCGGCGCGTGGCTCGGTCTCGGCTTCTCGATCCTCGCGGGCGGATTGACGCTGGCCTGCATGGTGCTGCCGATCTACATCCGTGCGGCCGAAGCGGGGCTGCGCGCGGTACCCGACGACCAGCGTCGCGCGGCTGCGGCGCTCGGTCTGTCGCGCACGACGACGCTCTGGCGCGTGCTGCTTCCCGGGGCGAGCGCCGGCCTGGCGGTGGGGCTCGTGCTGGGGGTCGGCCGGGCCGCGGCGGAAACTGCAGCGTTGCTCTACACGGCGGGCTATGTCGACCGTATGCCGACGAGCTGGCTCGATTCCGGCCGCTCACTCTCGGTGCACATCTTCGATCTCTCGATGAACGTGTACGGGGGCGAGGGGAACGCCTACGCGGCGGCTCTGGTGCTGGTCGGCCTGCTGCTCGCGATCAATCTGGTGGCGTCGGCGATTTCGGCGCGCTTCGGCGCGCGATCCGAGGGGGCCTGGTGA
- the pstC gene encoding phosphate ABC transporter permease subunit PstC — MRRAEDRLLRAFVVSSAIGCASIVLLIFGFLFATAAPAGAELGVWRFFSDPSWHPLEGRFNLLPMFVATVAATGGALLLATPLGLASALFSRAYAPPIVAALYRRLLELLSGIPSVVYGFWGLVTLVPLISAWQPPGASLLAGSLILAVMILPTVALLADAAIAAVPAATVAGATALGLGRASTLRRVVLPAARPGIVTGVLLATGRAVGETMAVLMVCGNVVRMPASVFDPVRTLTANIALEMGYAFGLHQASLFATGLVLWALAACLVLAAEWASSGQMGERRA, encoded by the coding sequence TTGCGCCGCGCTGAGGACCGCCTGCTGCGCGCCTTCGTGGTGAGCAGCGCGATCGGCTGTGCGTCGATCGTGCTCCTCATCTTCGGCTTCTTGTTCGCGACGGCCGCGCCCGCCGGCGCCGAGCTCGGCGTGTGGCGATTCTTCTCCGACCCGTCCTGGCACCCGCTCGAGGGGCGCTTCAACCTGTTGCCCATGTTCGTGGCGACTGTCGCCGCCACGGGCGGCGCGCTGCTGCTCGCCACGCCGCTCGGGCTCGCGTCGGCGCTCTTCTCGCGGGCCTACGCACCGCCCATCGTGGCGGCGCTCTACCGACGGCTGCTCGAACTCCTGAGCGGGATTCCCTCGGTGGTCTACGGCTTCTGGGGGTTGGTGACCCTGGTGCCCTTGATCTCCGCGTGGCAACCGCCGGGCGCGAGCCTGCTGGCCGGGAGCCTGATCCTCGCGGTGATGATCCTGCCGACGGTGGCGCTCCTGGCCGACGCGGCGATCGCTGCAGTTCCCGCCGCGACGGTGGCCGGCGCAACGGCACTCGGCCTCGGCCGCGCCTCGACCCTGCGTCGGGTCGTGCTGCCCGCAGCACGCCCCGGGATCGTGACGGGCGTGTTGCTCGCCACCGGCCGCGCCGTCGGCGAGACGATGGCCGTCCTGATGGTGTGCGGAAACGTCGTGCGCATGCCGGCGAGCGTCTTCGACCCGGTGCGCACGCTCACCGCCAACATCGCGCTCGAGATGGGGTACGCCTTCGGTCTGCATCAGGCGTCGCTGTTCGCGACGGGCCTCGTGCTCTGGGCGCTCGCGGCTTGCCTCGTCCTCGCGGCCGAGTGGGCGTCGTCGGGGCAGATGGGGGAGCGCCGTGCTTGA
- a CDS encoding phosphate ABC transporter substrate-binding protein, which translates to MSILRFSWLGPRVLLAAIACFACSDAPVDVAAPGPSALAGKLTLSGSSTLAPLAAEIGKRFEASHPGVRIDVQTGGSSRGIADAHSGRVDIGMSSRALTTSEGAATREHVVARDGVAFAVHADNPVQALSGDQLLAIYRGELTRWSEVGGDDAPIVVVDRAEGRSELSLVADYFGVVPSAFRAGLVCGETQHCVKTLVGNPYAIAYLSVGAAEFERDRGAPLRLLALDGVPASRDSVASGAYPLGRPLLFVTRASSPLSEAFLALALSPEVADLVSGQAFVAPR; encoded by the coding sequence ATGTCCATCCTTCGATTCTCCTGGCTCGGCCCGCGCGTCCTCCTCGCCGCGATCGCATGTTTCGCGTGCTCCGACGCCCCTGTCGACGTCGCGGCGCCCGGTCCGTCGGCCCTCGCCGGCAAGCTCACCCTGAGCGGATCCAGCACCCTGGCTCCCCTCGCCGCCGAGATCGGCAAGCGCTTCGAGGCGTCCCATCCCGGCGTGCGGATCGACGTGCAGACCGGCGGCTCCTCGCGCGGCATCGCCGACGCCCACTCTGGACGCGTCGACATCGGCATGTCGTCGCGAGCGCTCACGACCTCCGAGGGCGCCGCGACCCGGGAGCACGTGGTGGCGCGCGACGGCGTCGCCTTCGCCGTCCATGCCGACAACCCGGTCCAGGCGCTGAGCGGCGACCAGCTGTTGGCGATCTATCGCGGCGAACTCACCCGCTGGAGCGAGGTCGGGGGCGACGACGCACCGATCGTGGTGGTCGACCGCGCCGAGGGGCGCTCGGAGCTCTCCCTGGTCGCCGACTACTTCGGCGTCGTTCCCTCCGCGTTCCGCGCGGGGCTCGTGTGCGGCGAGACCCAGCACTGCGTGAAGACCCTGGTCGGGAATCCCTATGCGATCGCGTATCTCTCGGTGGGCGCCGCCGAGTTCGAGCGCGACCGCGGCGCGCCGCTGCGGCTGCTGGCGCTGGACGGCGTGCCGGCCAGTCGCGACTCGGTGGCGAGCGGCGCGTATCCCCTCGGACGTCCGCTGCTCTTCGTCACGCGTGCGTCGTCCCCCTTGTCCGAGGCCTTCCTCGCGTTGGCGCTCTCACCCGAGGTCGCCGACCTCGTGAGCGGGCAGGCGTTCGTTGCGCCGCGCTGA